In Aphelocoma coerulescens isolate FSJ_1873_10779 chromosome 3, UR_Acoe_1.0, whole genome shotgun sequence, a single window of DNA contains:
- the CEP68 gene encoding centrosomal protein of 68 kDa isoform X1 codes for MRARGSASSCGRSSVLMAVDVGKSPSEASLSGKAEGDGRWDSADVETDFPELAGSLHRLLGTEEAKPSLQGTESVAVSRQSHMATGVTQGGSSCHPEVSSASAPGFPRARANPSGKGALMDRAADGGPVPRRVGHWFLSSEEQQVKASGCWDPASSPPSQRNSAEENILAGSHHDVHVGPRRQSLGAQSPCPSTPELLRPQTPPSPGSALRSRSVLSLSALSSEGDGPSEEPSGSLPASTDVPSPAATTAAQDLCCRWGAEGRALQRREPLGPLLDYRSAVGRIREISSYQADYWACAIPDSLPPSPDRSSPHWNPNKEYEDLLDYAYPLRPWYKLGRMPEPFFHDSGIGLDSFSASPEGTSRSTSIYGRAGQARGSRENVLWEVVASAERFSTPKPGKGGCSGAGSYCEPLPIAKASFARSASSHPSRGFAKDVRVESAGPSSPGCPTGDGRSWATRGSPCPNYTGQAKSTSRFLPTTGVFPLRKEWEGDEEFLSLPPRLQELERLAHFLSNLSLTIRMPRHDHHNLPHHSTSRQPLSSRLAPFGEARGRDNRGNIEGYDGLWQHRGSQRPSWENMESYGWIHRDPLQGHRLPSGLRDTLDGMYLNEPRVKGHPKKSQQSESLVQCVKMFCSQLEELICWLYSVADVTGSWVPPSPDAESVLASLHRYLEFRKDVADHRSLTESVLERGEALLACMASNSPALKDTLGLIAKQSEELESHAEHLYESILAALRGRDALQDEGGAAHGCSMGAASVRPRLH; via the exons ATG AGAGCCCGAGGCTCAGCATCGTCCTGTGGAAGAAGCTCTGTCCTGATGGCTGTGGATGTGGGAAAGTCACCTTCTGAAGCCTCACTGAGCGGGAAGGCCGAGGGCGATGGGAGGTGGGACAGCGCAGATGTGGAGACGGACTTCCcggagctggcagggagcctgCACCGGCTTTTGGGGACAGAGGAAGCCAAGCCCAGCCTGCAAGGGACAGAGAGCGTGGCAGTGAGCAGACAGAGTCACATGGCCACTGGTGTTACCCAGGGAGGCTCAAGCTGCCACCCAGAAGTGTCTTCAGCCTCTGCACCTGGATTTCCCAGAGCAAGAGCAAACCCCTCAGGGAAAGGGGCGTTAATGGATAGAGCTGCTGATGGTGGCCCTGTGCCTCGTCGAGTTGGCCACTGGTTCCTCTCCTCAGAAGAACAGCAG GTGAAGGCATCGGGCTGTTGGGACCCGGCGTccagccctcccagccagcGCAACTCTGCTGAGGAGAACATCCTTGCTGGCAGCCACCACGATGTCCATGTTGGCCCTCGGAGACAAAGTCTGGGAGCTCAATCCCCATGTCCTTCCACCCCAGAGCTCCTGCGGCCCCAAACCCCGCCCAGCCCCGGGAGCGCCCTGCGGAGCCGCTCCGTGCTGAGCCTCTCCGCTCTGTCCTCAGAAGGGGACGGCCCCTCCGAGGAGCCGTCCGGCAGCTTGCCAGCCAGCACGGATgtcccttctcctgcagccACCACGGCTGCTCAGGACCTGTGCTGCCGatggggagcagagggcagggccctgcagagGCGGGAGCCCCTGGGCCCTCTGCTCGATTACCGCAGCGCCGTGGGGCGCATCCGGGAGATCTCCTCCTACCAAGCCGATTACTGGGCCTGTGCCATTCCGGATTCATTGCCCCCATCCCCGGACCGCAGCTCACCCCACTGGAACCCCAACAAAGAGTACGAGGACTTGCTGGATTATGCTTACCCGCTGAGGCCGTGGTACAAGCTGGGAAGGATGCCGGAGCCTTTCTTCCACGACTCAGGAATAGGTCTGGacagcttttctgcttctcctgaGGGCACATCCAGGTCCACCAGCATCTATGGCCGAGCTGGGCAGGCTCggggaagcagagaaaatgttCTTTGGGAGGTTGTGGCCTCTGCAGAGAGATTCTCCACCCCGAAGCCTGGAAAAGGAGGCTGTTCAGGAGCTGGCTCGTACTGTGAACCTTTACCTATTGCCAAAGCATCATTTGCAAGGAGTGCTTCCTCTCATCCTTCCAGAGGTTTTGCTAAGGATGTAAGGGTGGAATCAGCTGGGCCAAGCTCACCTGGGTGCCCTACTGGCGATGGGAGAAGCTGGGCTACCAGAGGGAGCCCCTGCCCAAACTACACAGGGCAGGCAAAAAGCACCAGTAGGTTTTTACCCACCACAGGAGTGTTCCCCCTGAGGAAGGAGTGGGAAGGTgatgaagaatttctttcccTGCCTCCGAGACTACAGGAGCTGGAAAGGCTGGCTCATTTTTTGTCCAATCTTTCCTTAACTATAAGGATGCCCAGGCATGACCACCATAACCTTCCACATCACAGCACCAGCAGGCAGCCCCTTTCATCCAGGTTGGCTCCTTTTGGAGAAGCAAGAGGCAGGGACAACAGAGGGAATATTGAGGGTTATGATGGGCTGTGGCAACACCGCGGCTCCCAAAGGCCCAGCTGGGAAAACATGGAATCATATGGCTGGATCCATAGGGACCCTCTCCAGGGACATCGTCTACCATCTGGTCTCAGGGACACGCTGGATGGGATGTACCTAAATGAACCACGGGTCAAGGGGCATCCAAAGAAGAGCCAGCAGAGTGAGTCCCTTGTCCAGTGTGTTAAG ATGTTTTGCTCCCAGCTGGAAGAGCTGATCTGTTGGCTGTACAGCGTGGCGGATGTCACCGGCAGCTGGGTGCCACCCTCACCAGATGCCGAGAGCGTGCTGGCATCGCTGCACCGCTACCTG GAGTTCAGGAAGGATGTGGCTGACCACCGGAGCCTGACTGAGAGCGTGCTGGAGAGGGGAGAAGCTCTCCTGGCCTGCATGGCATCAAATTCTCCAG
- the CEP68 gene encoding centrosomal protein of 68 kDa isoform X2 encodes MAVDVGKSPSEASLSGKAEGDGRWDSADVETDFPELAGSLHRLLGTEEAKPSLQGTESVAVSRQSHMATGVTQGGSSCHPEVSSASAPGFPRARANPSGKGALMDRAADGGPVPRRVGHWFLSSEEQQVKASGCWDPASSPPSQRNSAEENILAGSHHDVHVGPRRQSLGAQSPCPSTPELLRPQTPPSPGSALRSRSVLSLSALSSEGDGPSEEPSGSLPASTDVPSPAATTAAQDLCCRWGAEGRALQRREPLGPLLDYRSAVGRIREISSYQADYWACAIPDSLPPSPDRSSPHWNPNKEYEDLLDYAYPLRPWYKLGRMPEPFFHDSGIGLDSFSASPEGTSRSTSIYGRAGQARGSRENVLWEVVASAERFSTPKPGKGGCSGAGSYCEPLPIAKASFARSASSHPSRGFAKDVRVESAGPSSPGCPTGDGRSWATRGSPCPNYTGQAKSTSRFLPTTGVFPLRKEWEGDEEFLSLPPRLQELERLAHFLSNLSLTIRMPRHDHHNLPHHSTSRQPLSSRLAPFGEARGRDNRGNIEGYDGLWQHRGSQRPSWENMESYGWIHRDPLQGHRLPSGLRDTLDGMYLNEPRVKGHPKKSQQSESLVQCVKMFCSQLEELICWLYSVADVTGSWVPPSPDAESVLASLHRYLEFRKDVADHRSLTESVLERGEALLACMASNSPALKDTLGLIAKQSEELESHAEHLYESILAALRGRDALQDEGGAAHGCSMGAASVRPRLH; translated from the exons ATGGCTGTGGATGTGGGAAAGTCACCTTCTGAAGCCTCACTGAGCGGGAAGGCCGAGGGCGATGGGAGGTGGGACAGCGCAGATGTGGAGACGGACTTCCcggagctggcagggagcctgCACCGGCTTTTGGGGACAGAGGAAGCCAAGCCCAGCCTGCAAGGGACAGAGAGCGTGGCAGTGAGCAGACAGAGTCACATGGCCACTGGTGTTACCCAGGGAGGCTCAAGCTGCCACCCAGAAGTGTCTTCAGCCTCTGCACCTGGATTTCCCAGAGCAAGAGCAAACCCCTCAGGGAAAGGGGCGTTAATGGATAGAGCTGCTGATGGTGGCCCTGTGCCTCGTCGAGTTGGCCACTGGTTCCTCTCCTCAGAAGAACAGCAG GTGAAGGCATCGGGCTGTTGGGACCCGGCGTccagccctcccagccagcGCAACTCTGCTGAGGAGAACATCCTTGCTGGCAGCCACCACGATGTCCATGTTGGCCCTCGGAGACAAAGTCTGGGAGCTCAATCCCCATGTCCTTCCACCCCAGAGCTCCTGCGGCCCCAAACCCCGCCCAGCCCCGGGAGCGCCCTGCGGAGCCGCTCCGTGCTGAGCCTCTCCGCTCTGTCCTCAGAAGGGGACGGCCCCTCCGAGGAGCCGTCCGGCAGCTTGCCAGCCAGCACGGATgtcccttctcctgcagccACCACGGCTGCTCAGGACCTGTGCTGCCGatggggagcagagggcagggccctgcagagGCGGGAGCCCCTGGGCCCTCTGCTCGATTACCGCAGCGCCGTGGGGCGCATCCGGGAGATCTCCTCCTACCAAGCCGATTACTGGGCCTGTGCCATTCCGGATTCATTGCCCCCATCCCCGGACCGCAGCTCACCCCACTGGAACCCCAACAAAGAGTACGAGGACTTGCTGGATTATGCTTACCCGCTGAGGCCGTGGTACAAGCTGGGAAGGATGCCGGAGCCTTTCTTCCACGACTCAGGAATAGGTCTGGacagcttttctgcttctcctgaGGGCACATCCAGGTCCACCAGCATCTATGGCCGAGCTGGGCAGGCTCggggaagcagagaaaatgttCTTTGGGAGGTTGTGGCCTCTGCAGAGAGATTCTCCACCCCGAAGCCTGGAAAAGGAGGCTGTTCAGGAGCTGGCTCGTACTGTGAACCTTTACCTATTGCCAAAGCATCATTTGCAAGGAGTGCTTCCTCTCATCCTTCCAGAGGTTTTGCTAAGGATGTAAGGGTGGAATCAGCTGGGCCAAGCTCACCTGGGTGCCCTACTGGCGATGGGAGAAGCTGGGCTACCAGAGGGAGCCCCTGCCCAAACTACACAGGGCAGGCAAAAAGCACCAGTAGGTTTTTACCCACCACAGGAGTGTTCCCCCTGAGGAAGGAGTGGGAAGGTgatgaagaatttctttcccTGCCTCCGAGACTACAGGAGCTGGAAAGGCTGGCTCATTTTTTGTCCAATCTTTCCTTAACTATAAGGATGCCCAGGCATGACCACCATAACCTTCCACATCACAGCACCAGCAGGCAGCCCCTTTCATCCAGGTTGGCTCCTTTTGGAGAAGCAAGAGGCAGGGACAACAGAGGGAATATTGAGGGTTATGATGGGCTGTGGCAACACCGCGGCTCCCAAAGGCCCAGCTGGGAAAACATGGAATCATATGGCTGGATCCATAGGGACCCTCTCCAGGGACATCGTCTACCATCTGGTCTCAGGGACACGCTGGATGGGATGTACCTAAATGAACCACGGGTCAAGGGGCATCCAAAGAAGAGCCAGCAGAGTGAGTCCCTTGTCCAGTGTGTTAAG ATGTTTTGCTCCCAGCTGGAAGAGCTGATCTGTTGGCTGTACAGCGTGGCGGATGTCACCGGCAGCTGGGTGCCACCCTCACCAGATGCCGAGAGCGTGCTGGCATCGCTGCACCGCTACCTG GAGTTCAGGAAGGATGTGGCTGACCACCGGAGCCTGACTGAGAGCGTGCTGGAGAGGGGAGAAGCTCTCCTGGCCTGCATGGCATCAAATTCTCCAG